The Armatimonadota bacterium genome has a segment encoding these proteins:
- a CDS encoding TIR domain-containing protein translates to MAYRNGTYIAFDGLGETNPVLSDFKYFADIKAWNANNNIEFAYVDSHEKTYAVRDTSLDATLESRIKERLSYSKNMVVILSSDTRKSGSKLSYEIENAVDNYKLPLIIAYVEYKAIADPQKLSSYWPTALSKRINNTTANAIHIPFAKNALLDAIGQFDVLSMKLNGSVNHYSHEAHEAFGYLTCYDTFCNIRK, encoded by the coding sequence ATGGCATATCGAAACGGAACATACATAGCTTTTGATGGGCTGGGAGAAACAAATCCAGTACTTTCAGATTTCAAGTATTTTGCCGACATTAAAGCTTGGAATGCTAATAATAATATAGAATTTGCATATGTTGACAGCCATGAAAAAACTTATGCTGTTAGGGATACAAGTCTCGATGCGACTCTCGAGTCAAGGATTAAAGAGCGCCTTTCCTATTCAAAAAATATGGTTGTAATACTTAGTTCTGATACTCGTAAATCAGGGAGCAAACTCTCATACGAGATCGAAAATGCTGTCGATAATTATAAACTACCGCTGATTATAGCGTATGTTGAATATAAGGCGATTGCTGACCCGCAAAAGCTCTCGAGTTACTGGCCAACAGCTCTCAGTAAAAGGATTAATAATACAACCGCCAATGCAATTCATATACCTTTTGCTAAAAATGCGCTTCTTGATGCTATTGGACAATTTGATGTACTTAGCATGAAACTAAATGGCAGTGTTAATCATTATTCACACGAAGCTCATGAAGCATTTGGATACCTAACATGCTATGACACATTCTGTAATATTCGCAAGTAA
- a CDS encoding macro domain-containing protein: protein MFLRFLKAVGWRYPKSIFTVLGAFWLVIDPAIGLTGKSINLKYWQLLLFSAMAGILWMIIDGYYISGFFRKSIQIMSNGFDTKIIVEFADMFCNNGWKAIAVNDFFDSIVDNKHIAERSVHGNVLKKYWGGNINDWDTQVAEQLKTIDSTTVSRASGKQQRYDIGSTAAVTTGGNKFLFVALTHTDINTLQTKADSSDLNKALRGLLTKARSVCANEPINIPLMGSGLARTGIKSNILVDLILTAVFEETKFNKISDEIRIVLPTVKMSEINLISIKQNWS, encoded by the coding sequence TTGTTTCTTCGATTCTTGAAAGCAGTGGGTTGGCGTTATCCAAAATCAATTTTTACCGTGCTTGGTGCATTTTGGCTTGTAATTGATCCAGCCATCGGATTAACAGGAAAATCGATCAATCTAAAATATTGGCAGCTACTATTATTTTCGGCGATGGCTGGCATTTTGTGGATGATTATTGATGGCTATTATATTTCTGGCTTCTTCAGGAAAAGCATCCAGATAATGAGCAACGGCTTTGATACGAAAATCATTGTGGAATTTGCAGACATGTTCTGCAATAACGGATGGAAAGCAATTGCCGTTAATGATTTTTTTGATAGCATAGTGGATAACAAGCATATAGCAGAAAGAAGTGTGCATGGCAATGTACTTAAAAAATATTGGGGTGGAAACATAAACGATTGGGATACCCAAGTAGCAGAGCAGTTGAAAACTATTGATTCTACTACTGTTTCCCGTGCAAGTGGTAAGCAACAGAGATATGATATTGGCTCAACAGCAGCTGTTACAACAGGTGGCAATAAGTTTCTCTTTGTGGCTCTCACACACACAGATATTAATACATTGCAAACAAAAGCGGATTCGTCTGATCTTAATAAAGCTCTCAGGGGATTATTGACAAAAGCGCGTTCTGTATGTGCAAATGAACCAATCAATATTCCTCTCATGGGCTCTGGCTTAGCAAGAACGGGTATCAAGAGCAACATACTCGTCGATCTTATTCTAACAGCTGTATTTGAGGAGACAAAGTTTAACAAAATCTCAGATGAGATTCGAATAGTATTACCTACAGTGAAGATGTCAGAGATAAACCTTATATCAATAAAGCAAAATTGGAGCTAG
- a CDS encoding MBL fold metallo-hydrolase produces the protein MRQTKTNTVFEAVFFNVGQGDCSMVIDYGGKTAAMIDCANAKPTIERLTDLSKNGIKLDMIVLTHCHEDHYAGFVRVLSSVDISALTYFILGLSYKRDTRAGKRSRSVIQGIRQTIAQHCKAKPTFLLPNGSIQLGNMSVNSIYPDENDILDIGFGDFYTTSVCNDIGTVVKISYKIDEKTYGILVGADSQAEAWGRILSNGFDPQANVFRFPHHGSDFSNDQVSVDDVLNAIQPEYVVISVGSINKYKHPSESAIRAISKCQYVKKILCTQATHLCSGNSSDTNVPCAGDISFCFSSTGIQVTPDDHDHACRIKCFCSPICK, from the coding sequence ATGCGGCAAACCAAAACAAATACAGTATTTGAGGCCGTATTTTTTAATGTGGGGCAAGGTGACTGCTCAATGGTAATTGACTATGGTGGCAAAACTGCAGCTATGATTGACTGTGCTAATGCCAAGCCCACTATTGAGCGACTTACTGATCTAAGCAAGAATGGTATCAAGCTTGATATGATCGTACTAACACATTGCCACGAAGACCACTATGCTGGGTTCGTAAGAGTTCTTAGTAGTGTGGATATTTCTGCGCTTACTTATTTCATTCTTGGCCTATCTTATAAACGAGACACGCGAGCAGGAAAACGATCACGATCTGTGATACAAGGAATCAGACAAACAATCGCTCAACATTGTAAGGCAAAACCGACATTTCTACTCCCTAATGGGTCTATACAGCTTGGGAACATGAGTGTAAATTCCATCTATCCGGATGAAAACGACATTCTTGATATTGGGTTTGGTGATTTTTATACCACTTCTGTATGCAATGATATAGGAACGGTAGTGAAAATATCATATAAAATAGATGAAAAGACATATGGGATTCTCGTTGGTGCCGATAGTCAAGCCGAGGCTTGGGGTAGGATTTTATCTAATGGTTTTGACCCACAAGCCAATGTGTTTCGCTTTCCACACCATGGTTCTGATTTTTCGAATGATCAAGTGTCCGTCGATGATGTATTGAATGCAATCCAACCCGAATATGTCGTGATCTCAGTTGGTTCTATTAACAAATACAAACACCCTTCCGAAAGCGCAATACGGGCAATTTCAAAATGTCAATATGTCAAAAAGATACTTTGCACTCAGGCGACACATCTCTGCAGTGGCAATTCAAGTGACACTAATGTGCCTTGCGCGGGAGATATATCTTTCTGTTTCAGTTCTACAGGTATTCAAGTAACACCTGACGATCACGATCATGCTTGCAGAATAAAGTGTTTTTGTTCGCCAATTTGCAAGTGA
- a CDS encoding N-6 DNA methylase, giving the protein MNVHKKEAVNILSEALTTIGYPSEALERDFPVPVPIQKVRVNVDLVAFGDSLRKDQQTACITGTWVDSSKAVGKVLEPSLYLASPIAALLSPRETTFYTVHSNAHHIPKPVKIGYDKLERFLRDNLATFEPRTLLKAKTRNHHYLQHSLFDFDPDLLAYALNITGNLLKERVEMAVAEGSRMDRKVLLDEHQVLEATIRLVAAQAVAEKAPNLLESDMRRASVRELLPCVRRLFPHYFPPEAEEVLDYSVLDNMLTTLRCGMSFRALTNEVLSDVYENVFLTPHDKYRKKYGIHYTPTALARQILQCVPLEELPREQRTILDPTCGSGTFLRAAYDRLEQLLPKWYTPSERHEYLSQHILGIDADRVAKEIATVSLILHSLPSGNNWKVKCGYFPQDFDNSLRPSIIVGNPPFGGDAEDGESQVQRMRELRSRSEERASAFLISSLNMLADDGFLAMILPETFLDSSTSAQQRRLLLDKAEIFELWHLPRDVMPMSSASTVVMFVRKIRQTPQFAFPVKVQWTVHREDDREALLQHGRPTFSEVSLAAKEWRDSCVISTLPLGEMWSRLCERGVLSDRASVFSGQPPTGGRFSKRESGPHWRKWLGGQKFLAAFCSNWSEQDRLYAEFPGTFTKPISLGVLNRMSESKVIVSARAIPGGNPWRLYGCVDIAGLVPSNYMHCIVPNEGTETTLEEIAAVVNGTVANAWAYFRGASRSVSPVLVEQVPFPCFDKVQQNQIVELVRRLSELSLFGTHEPEDRRKLFLEIDFILRQAYELSTSECAFLDTLFAGFGPPKEKWMMDTPLPSNEPQRPGGEPVPIVGVVEDLDVTNRRMRIWVSSSDIDDEAVWIAIPTECSGWLLRKESTFSADLLYSKHHEPVLMCIQPLDYGYLNNDELLSGIGD; this is encoded by the coding sequence ATGAACGTTCACAAGAAAGAAGCCGTTAATATACTGTCCGAAGCTCTTACAACAATCGGTTACCCCTCAGAAGCTTTGGAACGAGACTTTCCAGTCCCCGTACCTATCCAAAAAGTCCGGGTTAATGTCGACTTAGTCGCTTTTGGTGATTCATTACGTAAAGATCAACAGACCGCATGTATAACAGGCACCTGGGTGGATTCATCCAAGGCAGTGGGAAAAGTTCTAGAGCCGTCTCTGTATCTGGCGAGTCCCATCGCTGCTTTGCTAAGCCCTCGCGAGACTACGTTCTATACAGTTCACTCTAATGCTCATCATATCCCCAAGCCGGTAAAAATCGGCTATGATAAACTTGAGCGATTCCTAAGGGACAACCTTGCAACATTCGAACCTCGCACTTTATTAAAGGCGAAAACCCGCAATCACCATTATCTTCAACACTCGCTGTTTGATTTCGACCCTGATCTACTTGCGTACGCACTTAATATTACCGGCAATCTGCTTAAGGAACGAGTGGAAATGGCGGTGGCCGAAGGATCGCGGATGGACAGGAAAGTATTACTAGATGAGCATCAAGTGTTGGAGGCTACGATTCGTCTTGTAGCTGCACAAGCAGTTGCTGAGAAGGCCCCAAACCTACTCGAATCAGATATGAGAAGAGCATCCGTTCGGGAATTGCTGCCATGTGTCCGTCGCCTATTTCCTCACTATTTTCCGCCGGAAGCGGAGGAGGTATTGGATTATAGTGTCTTGGATAATATGCTAACGACTCTCAGGTGCGGAATGTCTTTTCGGGCACTTACAAACGAGGTATTGAGCGACGTATACGAGAACGTCTTTCTTACACCACATGATAAGTACCGTAAGAAGTACGGCATTCACTATACGCCGACAGCTCTTGCTCGCCAGATATTGCAATGCGTTCCGCTGGAAGAGTTGCCTCGGGAACAGAGAACAATTCTCGATCCTACATGCGGTTCTGGAACATTTCTTCGTGCAGCATATGACCGTTTGGAGCAGCTTCTGCCCAAGTGGTATACACCGTCTGAGCGCCATGAATATCTGTCCCAGCACATACTCGGCATAGATGCAGATCGCGTTGCGAAGGAAATAGCGACAGTCTCTCTGATCCTGCATAGCCTTCCATCAGGGAACAACTGGAAAGTGAAGTGCGGGTATTTTCCCCAGGATTTCGACAATTCACTCAGACCATCGATCATAGTTGGCAATCCTCCATTTGGTGGTGATGCGGAGGACGGTGAGTCCCAAGTGCAGCGTATGCGCGAACTTAGGTCTCGTTCCGAAGAACGTGCATCTGCTTTCTTGATCAGCAGTTTGAATATGCTGGCCGATGATGGCTTTTTGGCCATGATACTGCCAGAGACATTCCTGGATAGCAGCACAAGTGCTCAGCAACGTCGGCTGTTACTGGATAAGGCTGAGATATTCGAATTGTGGCATCTGCCACGGGACGTGATGCCGATGTCATCAGCATCGACCGTGGTCATGTTCGTCCGTAAGATACGGCAGACTCCACAATTCGCCTTTCCCGTCAAAGTTCAATGGACGGTTCATAGGGAGGATGATCGAGAGGCACTCCTCCAGCATGGACGGCCAACTTTCTCAGAGGTCTCATTGGCGGCTAAAGAATGGCGGGATTCGTGCGTGATTTCTACGCTACCTCTCGGTGAGATGTGGAGTCGGCTTTGCGAGAGAGGTGTGTTGTCAGATCGGGCCAGCGTCTTTAGCGGCCAACCCCCTACTGGGGGGCGATTCAGCAAACGAGAGTCCGGTCCCCATTGGCGAAAATGGCTCGGAGGGCAAAAGTTCCTTGCGGCATTTTGCTCTAACTGGTCTGAGCAGGATCGGCTCTATGCCGAGTTCCCCGGAACGTTTACAAAACCAATATCGTTGGGTGTCTTGAACCGCATGTCAGAGTCAAAAGTGATCGTTAGCGCACGCGCTATACCCGGCGGGAATCCATGGCGACTGTATGGTTGTGTGGATATAGCTGGCTTGGTTCCATCCAACTACATGCACTGCATTGTGCCTAATGAAGGAACCGAAACGACACTGGAAGAGATTGCGGCAGTTGTAAACGGCACCGTTGCCAACGCTTGGGCCTATTTTCGAGGAGCATCGCGGTCGGTATCACCGGTTTTGGTGGAACAGGTTCCTTTCCCTTGCTTCGATAAGGTTCAGCAAAATCAGATCGTTGAACTGGTTCGCCGCCTCTCAGAGCTAAGTCTGTTTGGCACGCACGAACCGGAAGATCGAAGAAAGCTCTTCCTTGAGATTGACTTCATACTTAGGCAAGCCTACGAGCTTAGCACCTCAGAGTGTGCCTTCTTGGACACTCTTTTCGCTGGGTTTGGCCCACCTAAAGAGAAGTGGATGATGGACACACCACTACCATCTAATGAGCCACAAAGGCCGGGAGGCGAACCAGTTCCCATCGTTGGAGTTGTAGAGGACTTGGATGTTACAAACCGTCGAATGAGAATCTGGGTGAGCAGCAGTGATATTGATGACGAAGCTGTATGGATTGCAATTCCTACTGAATGCTCAGGATGGTTACTAAGAAAGGAATCCACATTTTCTGCTGATCTATTGTACTCAAAGCATCACGAACCAGTCTTAATGTGTATTCAGCCTTTAGATTATGGATATTTAAACAACGATGAACTGCTTTCGGGCATAGGTGACTAG
- a CDS encoding DNA adenine methylase — MSTKLHSPIQWFGGKQLLAKKLLPLFPEHHTYVEPFGGGGSLLLSKDPSPVEVYNDLDGDLVNFFRVLRDPTQFADFYQRAWLSPYSREEYNFCRQHLNDDTDPVERARRFFVLARFSFSGIVGNAFGLGVTSSSRGMAEKASAYKNVLCMLPLISERLSRVEIECYDFRRILKIYDTPETFFYLDPPYVPSTRRAGGYRHEMTEEDHQDLVELLRHVKGKAMLSGYPNELYDTLGWQRQEWEVNCKAAGRTRASGLQGVGAMGERQKRIECVWRNY; from the coding sequence ATGTCCACAAAACTTCATTCCCCAATTCAGTGGTTTGGCGGCAAGCAGCTGCTTGCCAAAAAGCTTCTTCCACTCTTCCCCGAGCATCATACCTATGTCGAGCCGTTCGGCGGAGGCGGCTCGCTACTATTATCTAAGGACCCCAGTCCGGTTGAGGTATACAATGATCTTGACGGCGACCTGGTCAATTTCTTTCGAGTCCTCCGCGATCCGACCCAGTTTGCCGACTTCTACCAGCGCGCCTGGCTCAGCCCTTACAGCCGGGAGGAATACAATTTCTGCCGCCAGCATCTCAATGATGACACCGATCCGGTTGAGCGAGCGCGCAGGTTCTTTGTGCTGGCCAGGTTCAGTTTCAGCGGTATAGTCGGTAATGCTTTCGGCCTGGGTGTTACTTCTTCATCGCGCGGGATGGCCGAAAAAGCGTCGGCCTACAAGAATGTGCTCTGTATGCTTCCGCTCATTTCTGAGAGGCTCAGCAGAGTAGAGATAGAGTGCTACGACTTCCGCCGGATTCTCAAAATATATGACACGCCGGAGACGTTTTTCTATCTCGATCCACCTTATGTGCCGAGCACTCGCCGCGCTGGCGGCTACCGGCACGAAATGACGGAAGAGGACCATCAGGACCTGGTGGAGCTGCTGCGGCATGTCAAGGGCAAAGCAATGCTTTCCGGCTATCCCAACGAGCTATACGACACTCTCGGCTGGCAGCGGCAGGAGTGGGAGGTCAACTGCAAAGCTGCCGGACGGACGCGGGCAAGCGGGCTGCAGGGCGTTGGGGCGATGGGTGAGAGACAGAAGAGGATAGAGTGTGTGTGGAGGAATTACTAA
- a CDS encoding N-acetylmuramoyl-L-alanine amidase, whose product MQPNFIEKPAANLSKRKQKPLLIVLHHSGGNALGDLNWLTKAVSYVSADFYITKDGVIYKLNPQLSEYYTWHAGVSAWNGRKNINDISFGIEQEHKTGEAWTTKQVQAAARLCAWLISKFGLSLADHCIQSHAAVATPKGRKTDPENYPWEAFGKLVRGYLQ is encoded by the coding sequence TTGCAACCCAACTTCATTGAAAAACCTGCAGCAAATCTCAGTAAGCGAAAGCAAAAGCCACTCTTGATTGTGCTTCATCATTCCGGTGGAAATGCTCTGGGTGACCTGAACTGGCTCACAAAGGCAGTATCATACGTGTCGGCTGATTTCTACATCACCAAGGATGGAGTGATCTATAAGCTCAATCCTCAGTTGTCGGAGTATTACACCTGGCATGCGGGAGTCAGCGCGTGGAACGGGCGCAAAAACATCAACGATATCTCGTTCGGCATTGAGCAGGAACACAAAACAGGCGAAGCGTGGACTACAAAGCAAGTCCAGGCTGCGGCTCGCTTGTGCGCTTGGCTGATATCAAAGTTCGGTCTGTCGCTCGCCGACCACTGCATTCAGTCTCACGCGGCAGTCGCCACTCCGAAAGGCCGCAAAACTGACCCGGAGAATTATCCATGGGAGGCTTTCGGGAAGTTGGTCAGAGGTTATCTGCAGTAG